Proteins encoded together in one Branchiostoma floridae strain S238N-H82 chromosome 18, Bfl_VNyyK, whole genome shotgun sequence window:
- the LOC118405398 gene encoding cell wall protein DAN4-like — MTETPETISLTQTVDVSDTISSTFMQTLDATPLSTFLFVTSTIEGAFTSSVSELLPAETMSTNFVDAFSSATILSPASVMSSELFTSTFITFTDLVSTRIDSSTLPASTSITSPLSETNTDTFTIEAVSSTLELASVTPTVSALEEVSPSLAISPIPETSSDTPSTIVSFPTDPATTSFSSIAVTTPMETTTATKSTSATTNITTNTPSAAVVTASPTTQAPNISTTEYMSTTVTAEVTFETVFSTEEVVTEIASITTTQLNATASTLTATSTMNATAEANTTASALTTPTALFATPEDLTTSVAPTTASSTSKTSTTFNTTAAVTTTIVVNITENVTTQAATNGTTPAPTTATTVVPTALPTTPARPEGPRKVVPAGLTMQLDFNSNYDDRNSVEFTTLATQVVESKSYLPSKIVIIMSTEPQIPGSVVARYAAVFASDQAESDSAIQQQVQTNLQVAINNGTFNGTLNVTDSQAVQPIALTTDELELVSTDPSFCTLTCGEGGVCQLGEKFPGVVIAECVCVENYCFAGTCTVIVDQGPKCSCPADTLSWYRGDRCEVTFTQAQIIGFAVGCTAAVLVLIILLVVCMAKRARNMLRAQKARRYRYDMGGFVMGNRYSAHPLADTGFFHRTGRYSIPHTDSTASSRLYTWNPTVKNVPGGEIKIPRVHAPGKVFPKQERIYAQTIEMRF; from the exons ATGACTGAAACTCCAGAGACGATTTCTCTTACGCAGACCGTCGACGTTTCAGATACTATTTCGTCCACTTTCATGCAAACATTAGATGCCACACCGCTATCCACTTTTCTCTTTGTGACGTCGACAATAGAGGGCGCTTTTACGAGTTCTGTATCCGAGCTTTTGCCTGCTGAAACTATGAGTACTAATTTCGTGGACGCGTTTTCCTCAGCTACCATTTTGTCACCAGCTTCTGTCATGTCGTCTGAGCTCTTCACCTCGACATTCATTACATTCACAGACTTGGTTTCTACCAGGATTGACTCTTCAACTCTACCTGCTTCAACGTCCATTACGTCCCCATTGTCGGAAACAAACACCGACACATTTACCATAGAAGCTGTTTCTTCCACACTTGAGCTAGCGTCTGTGACTCCAACAGTAAGCGCTCTCGAAGAAGTCTCCCCCTCTCTAGCTATTTCTCCTATCCCAGAGACCTCTAGTGATACTCCCAGCACAATTGTTTCCTTTCCGACTGACCCTGCTACAACCTCCTTTAGTTCCATTGCTGTTACAACTCCAAtggaaacaacaacagctaCAAAGAGTACATCCGCGACAACTAACATTacaaccaacacaccaagtgCGGCTGTTGTAACTGCAAGCCCTACGACGCAGGCTCCGAACATTTCCACAACAGAATACATGTCTACAACAGTAACCGCAGAAGTTACGTTTGAAACAGTCTTCTCCACAGAAGAAGTGGTGACAGAGATAGCAAGCATCACAACAACACAGTTAAACGCTACTGCATCAACGTTAACTGCAACATCGACAATGAATGCTACTGCAGAGGCAAATACGACTGCTTCGGCGCTGACAACACCGACAGCACTCTTTGCTACCCCAGAAGATCTAACAACATCAGTGGCACCAACGACTGCAAGTTCAACATCAAAAACATCTACGACATTCAACACGACAGCAGCAGTTACAACAACTATAGTGgtaaacataacagaaaacgTTACAACACAGGCGGCCACCAATGGAACCACACCAGCACCAACCACCGCAACAACAGTCGTCCCGACTGCGCTTCCTACAACTCCCGCTAGGCCAG AGGGTCCGCGGAAAGTGGTACCAGCAGGCCTCACCATGCAACTGGACTTCAACTCAAACTACGATGACAGGAATTCTGTGGAGTTCACAACCCTCGCCACACAGGTGGTGGAATCG AAAAGTtatctgccatccaaaatcGTGATCATCATGTCTACAGAACCTCAGAT CCCAGGCAGTGTAGTTGCCAGGTACGCGGCTGTGTTCGCCTCGGACCAGGCGGAGTCTGACAGCGCGATCCAGCAGCAGGTACAGACTAACCTGCAGGTGGCCATTAACAACGGCACCTTCAACGGTACACTGAACGTCACAGACAGCCAGGCAGTACAGCCTATAGCGCTTACAACGGACG AGTTGGAGCTGGTGTCCACAGACCCGTCCTTCTGTACGCTaacgtgtggggaggggggcgtgtgcCAGCTGGGTGAGAAGTTCCCCGGGGTGGTGATAGCGGAGTGCGTCTGTGTGGAAAACTACTGCTTCGCTGGCACATGTACTGTCATTGTGGATCAGGGCCCAAAATGCAG TTGCCCAGCAGACACGCTGTCCTGGTACCGAGGGGACCGGTGTGAAGTCACCTTCACCCAGGCACAGATCATCGGGTTTGCCGTGGGCTGTACGGCCGCTGTGCTGGTGCTCATCATCCTGCTGGTGGTCTGTATGGCCAAACGGGCTAGGAACATGCTGAGGGCACAGAAAGCCAGACG GTATAGATACGACATGGGTGGTTTTGTAATGGGAAATCGCTACAGTGCACATCCG CTCGCAGACACAGGCTTCTTCCACCGGACGGGAAGGTACAGCATCCCGCACACAGACAGCACGGCGTCCAGCCGCCTCTACACATGGAACCCTACTGtgaagaacgtaccgggtggagaG ATAAAGATCCCACGAGTGCACGCGCCTGGAAAGGTGTTCCCGAAACAAGAGCGGATATACGCACAG ACCATCGAGATGCGGTTCTGA